GCCCAAACCTATTTTGCCGTACAGACGCGACGGATCGAGTTGATAGAGAAGCGTCTCTCCGACCAGGAAAGGCTGACGGCGCGCCAAAAGCTCTCCCTTTCCGAGAAAGAACTTTCCGGCCTTATCTTCGAGCGTATGGGCGACAATAGCGGGTTTGCCCGTATTCGCAGTAAAGGGGATCAAGCCCTCTTTGGCGGGTATACGACGCAACAAATGAAAAACAAGTTGGGTATTCCAGAACCCAGACCTCTGGCAGATTTTTTACCCACCATCACAATCAAAGCAAAAGATTTCGCCAATGAGATTACCCAATTCAATGTGGTA
This sequence is a window from Deltaproteobacteria bacterium. Protein-coding genes within it:
- a CDS encoding DNA damage-inducible protein D, which gives rise to AQTYFAVQTRRIELIEKRLSDQERLTARQKLSLSEKELSGLIFERMGDNSGFARIRSKGDQALFGGYTTQQMKNKLGIPEPRPLADFLPTITIKAKDFANEITQFNVVRDNLKNEVVIGGEHVKNNREVRELLGRNNIRPENLPPAEDIKKVVHKLASEGKKLSKTTRKLKDKT